The genomic DNA TCGGCGACATCAAGAACCTGCAGAGCCTATTATCCTCGTGGATGACGTTTTGACTACTGGCGCGACACTCGCGGGAGCCGCCAGGACATTACAAGCGGCAGGTTTTGATATCGCTGCGGCTGTCGTACTGTCGACGGTGATACCGCGCAGTTAGTCCGCCAGAGTGTCGAAGAAGTCCATAAAAAGTACTCGAGAGGTAGAGAGGCCAGACTAAATCTTATCCTGGCGGGCCACAGCAGGTAACATTGGGGTGACCAGCGAAGGCGGCGGAGCAAATAGGACGGGAGTTTTAGTTGTTTCGTCGTTAACTTTATTGTTCTAAGTACACGAGGAGGCTTTGATGGCATTAGACATCAATTACCTAGCCCGCGACACAGATCTTACGGATGATTTTCGTTCTTACGTCGAAGAAAAGTTCGACAAGATCTCATCTTTGACCGAACAAGCGCAGCGTCTGGAGGTCAAACTCGTTTCTCGTGAATCACACACCGGAGCTTCCGGTCTGGTGACCGCTGAACTCACTTTGCATTCACCTCGAAACGTGGTTCGTTCCGAAGCTAATGATAACGATAAGCAAATCGCCTTCGATCACGCGTTTGCACGTTTACAGGAACGACTGCGCCGGCTTCGTGAACGAGCAAAAGGGGGGCGCCGTCGTCCCTCCGTGCAGGAACTTACCCAGAACTTCTCACCTGTACCATCTGATGTCTCGCTGGTTGAAGAGGTCCTGGAGCAACAGGCCGCGGAGGCCAAGGAACAGGCTGAAGAAGAACGTATCAACCAGAACGGCGAAGTACCTGTGACGATTCGTCGGAAGGTCTTCCCCACGGAGAAAATGACCCTGGATGATGCCATCGACAACATGGAACTGGTCGGACACGATTTCTACTTGTTTATTGATGAGGAGACCGATCTCCCATCGGTGGCCTATCGTCGTCGCGGTTGGTCTTACGGTGTGATCTCCATGGGGGATGAAGAAACTGAAACAGTACGCGATTATCGCCAGGCCGAATCCTAAAGCTAGCTGCTAAACCATGATGCCCCGCCCGTAATGGTGGGGCATCATGTATGTCTAGGAGCCTGAAATTTGGTATCCGGGAAGCCTAGCGGCGTAGACTGTCAAATGTGTGCGGCAAAACCGCCATAGGAATAGACTTCGGGAGTACAAAAACACGTGGCATCTTTTATCGAACGGATTTTGCGAACCGGCGAGAAACGCACGCTGAAGCGGCTACGCCAATACGCAGACGCCGTGAATGCAGTTGAAGACGATTTCAAAAACCTCACGGATGCTGAGCTGCGTGCAGAAACCGATGCGTTCAAAGAACAGATCGCAGACGGCGTGAGCCTGAATGTTCTTTTGCCCGAGGCATTTGCAGCGGTCCGTGAGGCCGCGTCGCGCACCGTTGGGTTGCGGCATTTTGACGTGCAGCTCATGGGTGGCGCAGCGCTGCACGAAGGCATGATCGCTGAAATGAAAACCGGTGAAGGTAAAACCTTGGTCGCTACCGCACCGGCCTACCTCAATGCACTGACCGGTAATGCCGTGCACATCGTCACGGTCAATGATTACCTTGCCGAATACCAGTCGGAACTTATGGGGCGTATTTTCCGGTTCTTAGGGATGACGACCGGGGTGATTTCCTCGGGTCAACCGCCTTCGGAACGCAAAGCCCAATACGATGCTGATATTACCTACGGGACGAATAACGAATTCGGTTTCGACTATCTGCGTGACAACATGGTCATGAGCAAAGACAATATGGTCCAGCGTGGACACGGCTTTGCGATTGTCGACGAGATCGACTCGATTCTGATCGACGAAGCTCGGACCCCGCTTATCATTTCAGGACCGGCGCAAGGTGGCGTTTCCGGTTGGTATTCTCAGTTCGCTGCGCTAGCCCCGCGCCTCAAACGCGACATCGACTACGAAATCGATGAGAAGAAACGCACCGTATCGGTCTTGGAATCAGGGATTGACAAGGTTGAAGATTGGCTGGGCATCGACAACCTCTATGAGTCTGCCAACACTCCACTGATCGGACATCTGAATAACGCCATTCGAGCCAAAGAGCTCTTTCTGCGCGGCCGGGAATACGAAATTATTGATGGTGAAGTTCGTATTGTCGACGAACACACCGGACGTATGTTGCCGGGTCGACGCTTATCAGACGGATTGCACCAGGCTATTGAAGCCAAAGAAAAGGTCAAGGTGCAACCGGAAAACCAGACCCTTGCTTCGATTACCCTGCAAAACTATTTCCGCAAGTATGACAAGTTGTCGGGGATGACCGGTACCGCCGAAACAGAAGCCGGCGAATTCATGTCCACCTACGAACTCGCCGTGGTTCCCATCCCTACCCATCGCGACGTCCAACGCGAGGATCGTCAAGACCTGGTGTATAAGAACGAAAAGGGCAAATTTGCCGCGGTGGTTGAAGACGTGGTGGAACGGCACAAGAAGGGGCAACCGATTCTTATCGGTACAACCTCGATTGAAAAATCTGAGTACGTTTCGAAACTGTTGGCCAAAGCTGGCGTCAAACACGAGGTGCTCAACGCCAAGAACTATGCGCGTGAAGCAGCCATTATTGCCGACGCCGGACGTCTTGGTGCGGTCACTGTTGCCACGAACATGGCCGGTCGCGGGACCGACATTATTTTGGGCGGCAACGCAGAATTCGCGGCCGTTGCGGAGATGAATCGACGCGGTTTGGATCCCGAAGAGGACGCCGAAGAATATGAGGCCGTCTGGGCTGAAGTCTTCGCCAAAGCACAGGCAGCTAGTGAAGAGGAACGCGAAGCAGTTAAAGCGGCTGGAGGGCTGTACGTCCTGGGTACCGAACGTCACGAGTCCCGACGCATCGATAATCAGCTGCGGGGACGTTCCGGTCGTCAAGGAGACCCTGGAGAGTCTCGGTTCTATCTGTCGATGACCGATGATCTGCTTCGCCTCTTCAACGCGGGGATGGCTCAACGCGTTATGAGTATGAGCAATTATCCTGACGATATGCCCCTGGAAGCCAAGATGGTGAGCAAAGCGATCGAGCGGGCACAGGCGACCGTCGAGGAACGCAACACGCAACAGCGTAAAGATGTTTTGAAATATGACCAGGTCATGAACTCGCAGCGTGAGGCAATCTATGCCGACCGGCGCCAGATCCTCGAGGGTGAAAACCTTGAGACGAGAATTCATGAGTTCATTGAAGACTCTATTTCAGCTATCGTTGACGAAGCATACATGCTGGAAAGCTCCGAAGAAGTCGATGGGGATCAGCTGTGGCAGAATCTGAGGGCGCTATACCCGATTTCTCTGTCGCAAGAAGATATCGAACAAGAACTGGGCGACCTGTCTTCTCTGAAGCCAGCCGACCTGAAGCGTGAACTCATCTCCGATGCGAAAGTTCTCTATGGTCTGCGTGAGGAAGAACTTGGCGCTGAGCAGTTGCGGGAACTCGAACGCCGCGTGTTGTTGGAATCTATCGGACAGAAGTGGCAAGAACATCTCTACGAGATGGATTACCTGCGCGAAGGTGTTGGATTACGTGCCATGGCCCAACGCGATCCACTGGTCGAGTATCAGCGCGAAGGCCATACGATGTTCCAGTCGATGATGCAAGCGATCCGCGAGGATACTGTGCATAAGCTGTTCCACCTCAAGATTCGTAAACCTGAAGTCAAAGTCGGATCGCAAATGCCCGGTGTTGCGGCAGATTTCTCGCAGATCGCAAACTTTGGCAATCGCCAACAACAGCCTCTGCAGTTTTCCGGTCCCTCGGCAGAAGCCCCCGGTTCAACGACTACCCAAACACGGGCGGCTGATGGCCAGCGAGTCAAAACGCAGCAAAAGTCTCGAACGGACCGCAAAACTGCACAACGTGAGGCCCGGAAGGCAGCTAAGAAAGCGCGTCGGGATTCCTAACCAACCTCCAGAGCAATAACCCGCCAGCGATCGCGATGCAGCTGTATTCGCATTGCGATCGCGCGGGCTCGTTTCCCCACGCGAATGGTCATCGAGCTTTCCCATTCTCCGTTGCGATGCATGGCAGCCCGCACCCCAATGGTTTTTACCGAGGGCACCTTTCGAGAGGCTTCGCCACGACGAGCTGCCACATGCTTTGCATTGGCGCTGTGGTAAACCCGTGCTTTGAGTTTGTGAAATAGGTCGAATTCTAACCATGAGCTCAATTGGCCGAAGGACCGAATACCCAGTTCGGCTTCAATAAATGCTGACCCGACGGCTTGGGTTACTTTCTTTATATCTGCCAGCAACTTGGCGTGTTGATGATCGACTGGTTGGGGACGTTCGGCGCTACGGAACGTAAAGACGTTCGATCGGCCGCGTTGAGCTCCCACCTCTTGAGCTGGGGCGAACTCCTCTCGGGGATCCAGTGGAACATGTTCAGGGCGGGCCGCCTGGCGAAGTCTCGTGGCCGGTAGGATCGCGGCCGAGCCAATCTGAAGTGGCGGGGCCTCTACTGCTTGTAGATGTCGTCTCTGGCTGGGCGTATCTTGGGTCTCTTCGAGATGATCAGACAGGGTGGAGGCAGTGAGAGCTGAGTACATGATGTTTTTCCTTTTTCTCGGGATGGGGGATGAGATTAGCTGGTAAATGGCGGAGCTTTTAGGACTGTCCCTGGACTCAGGACGTGAGGGTCTTCCCCAATTACTGCGCGGTTATGGTCCCACCAATGTCTCCATCGTTGATCGATCTGGAACAGCGTCGCGTCGGCCCCGAGCTCGTTGTGGGCGATGTCCCAGAGGCAGTCACCGGTCTTGATCACCACCGTGGGATCTTCTGTGTTCCGAGTCGGCTGTGGCGCGGCAATATAGGGTGACGGGATGGGTTGTTGTGGTGTGAAACGGTTCCCCGGTTGTTGCAGCTGCGGATCAGTTTGAGTCTGTGAGTCAGGTTCGAATTCGAGCTCGATGGTAGAGGTCTGGCGTGGCATGGGATCTACGTCTTCAGCTAGTGAAGGTGACGCTTCAGGTGTTGGAGTGATAGTTGCCTCACTCAATTGACGTGGTTCAACTGCGGGGGAAGGTGTCTCAGTATCAGAGCTCGTGGGGGAGGCCTCTGGTACAAGCCCATCGGTCGGTGACTCAGACTCGGTGGGGTCAACTTGAGGATCGTAAACCTCTGGCATAAATGGCTGGTGATCTTCGACGTGGGGGGCTTCGGTACTCTCGTGTTCGTTGGGTAGTGCGAACGCTTGTGGAGCGACAGCTACTTGCAGGCCTACCACCGAAATGATGAGACGGCGCAGAAACTTTGGCGTAAACACTTCGGCCCAGTACGCTAGCGCAGCATTGCGAGTTCTCAGCCCGATGATCATGCCCACCCCAGCTAGGAAAAAGAGTATCCACAGGACGGATAGAGCTATGCCGCCAAACCCGCAAACGAGAGCGATCCAGTATTCCAGTGTTTGACCTGAGGTCGCTGCTGAAAGGCTCTGCCATGATCGACTCAACCACCAGAGTATGGGCCCGGTGGCGAGACTCAGCACGCACAGCAAGAGATCTTCAGCGCTAATGCGGGACTTGATGGGTGTAACTTGAGGACCCGTCATATTTTCTCCGATAGTTCAACGATCAATGATGACAGTAGTTTTACAGAGATAAACTTTGAATGTCAATGATGCATTTTGATATCGTTTGATAAACTTTACTCGTCCAGGGTCGATATGGTGCGTTGAAAAAGCTCTAAGAGGCGGAAAATCTCGCCCGAGCGGACAGGCCGTCAATGCTTTTGACTAGTGGGCGACATAAGGTGATCACATGCGATGGAACGACTTATTTGCAGATCTCGAAGCGCAATTAGAATTTGGCCAATGGCAAGCGGTGGAACAGGATGCCGCAGAACTAACCCGTGGTCTGTGGGCGGAATTAACCCTGATGGATCGACTCCGAGCGGCACTAGGTCAACAGGTGCGCATTATGCTGCGCGACGGTCGGCTGCAAACGTTGGTGCTCAAAGCGGTTGGACCAGCATGGGTAGGTGGTGCCGATGGGGCAAATGCTCTGCTGGTCCCTCGCGAAGCGATCCTCAGCGTTGATGCCGACTTGCGGCGCGCTGTAGTCCCGAGCAGACCATTACAGGCCGGCCCAAAGATGGGCTCCGTCTACCGGATGTTGGCTCGGCGGCGTGAGCCGGTTCAAATCGTGGCGCGTCACGGCGACACCCTAGCCGAGGGGACGATCGACCGGGTGGGATATGATCATCTCGATCTTGCGCTGCATGCGCGTGACGAATTCCGTCGCACCACGGCACTGCGAGGTTTCAGAATCGTGCCATTCGAGGCGATCCAATTGGTGCGTGCTTCGCCGATGGGATTAGATGAGGTATAGGGGCAGCGGGTTATTGGTGCTGTTCAGTGTGTTGTTGCTGTTCGGTCTCGACACGTTGGCGTTGTTCAGCATGAAGTTGTTCGATGAATGCTTCGAACTTCTGGGAGTCGACCCGCCATTGACCCCGGCCGCCAATTTGAAACGCTTCGAGTTCACCCTTCAATACCATAGTGCGAACCGCGGCGGTTGAGATCTGGAGCTCTTCTGCAACATCCGTCAAGGTCATGAATCGAGGCACCGCAGCTCCTTCAAAGGCTAAAATTTGATGTCGTTTGATGCTCTTAGACTACTTCAGCTTCAGGTTGTTCACAAGCGCACCGCAGTGAATGCATCCTGGGTACGGCGATGCGGTTCAAGAAGTTGTCCACAGTTGGGCCACGAGCTCTTTTGTTCTCGGGAGTGATGGGTCACAGTAGATGGTTGGAAGCATCACTGAGGGACAAGCATGAACGATAAACCAGCAGAAGCACGTCGCATTCGCCCGCCCGGTTGGCGGGACCCGCGCCTACTTATTGGGCTGCTTTTAGTAGCGCTATCAGTCACCGGGGTAGTGGCTCTGGTGCAATCCATTGACGAGCGCCAGGGTTACTGGGCGGCATCGACGGACATCGTTCCGGGAGCGCAAGTCACGGCCGAAGATTTTCATATAGTTCAGGCCAGTATTTCTGAGTCCGCGGAGCACTATTGGGAAGCCGATACGGAGCTGCCACCTGAATTTTTGGTCTCATCCACGATCCTGCAAGGGGAATTGCTCACGCAGCGTCAAGTCGCGCAATCGGATCCTGATGGTCGTCAACAAGTCGGGGTGCGAGTATCTGAGGAC from Enteractinococcus fodinae includes the following:
- the hpf gene encoding ribosome hibernation-promoting factor, HPF/YfiA family, which encodes MALDINYLARDTDLTDDFRSYVEEKFDKISSLTEQAQRLEVKLVSRESHTGASGLVTAELTLHSPRNVVRSEANDNDKQIAFDHAFARLQERLRRLRERAKGGRRRPSVQELTQNFSPVPSDVSLVEEVLEQQAAEAKEQAEEERINQNGEVPVTIRRKVFPTEKMTLDDAIDNMELVGHDFYLFIDEETDLPSVAYRRRGWSYGVISMGDEETETVRDYRQAES
- the secA gene encoding preprotein translocase subunit SecA, which encodes MASFIERILRTGEKRTLKRLRQYADAVNAVEDDFKNLTDAELRAETDAFKEQIADGVSLNVLLPEAFAAVREAASRTVGLRHFDVQLMGGAALHEGMIAEMKTGEGKTLVATAPAYLNALTGNAVHIVTVNDYLAEYQSELMGRIFRFLGMTTGVISSGQPPSERKAQYDADITYGTNNEFGFDYLRDNMVMSKDNMVQRGHGFAIVDEIDSILIDEARTPLIISGPAQGGVSGWYSQFAALAPRLKRDIDYEIDEKKRTVSVLESGIDKVEDWLGIDNLYESANTPLIGHLNNAIRAKELFLRGREYEIIDGEVRIVDEHTGRMLPGRRLSDGLHQAIEAKEKVKVQPENQTLASITLQNYFRKYDKLSGMTGTAETEAGEFMSTYELAVVPIPTHRDVQREDRQDLVYKNEKGKFAAVVEDVVERHKKGQPILIGTTSIEKSEYVSKLLAKAGVKHEVLNAKNYAREAAIIADAGRLGAVTVATNMAGRGTDIILGGNAEFAAVAEMNRRGLDPEEDAEEYEAVWAEVFAKAQAASEEEREAVKAAGGLYVLGTERHESRRIDNQLRGRSGRQGDPGESRFYLSMTDDLLRLFNAGMAQRVMSMSNYPDDMPLEAKMVSKAIERAQATVEERNTQQRKDVLKYDQVMNSQREAIYADRRQILEGENLETRIHEFIEDSISAIVDEAYMLESSEEVDGDQLWQNLRALYPISLSQEDIEQELGDLSSLKPADLKRELISDAKVLYGLREEELGAEQLRELERRVLLESIGQKWQEHLYEMDYLREGVGLRAMAQRDPLVEYQREGHTMFQSMMQAIREDTVHKLFHLKIRKPEVKVGSQMPGVAADFSQIANFGNRQQQPLQFSGPSAEAPGSTTTQTRAADGQRVKTQQKSRTDRKTAQREARKAAKKARRDS
- a CDS encoding Rv3235 family protein, which produces MYSALTASTLSDHLEETQDTPSQRRHLQAVEAPPLQIGSAAILPATRLRQAARPEHVPLDPREEFAPAQEVGAQRGRSNVFTFRSAERPQPVDHQHAKLLADIKKVTQAVGSAFIEAELGIRSFGQLSSWLEFDLFHKLKARVYHSANAKHVAARRGEASRKVPSVKTIGVRAAMHRNGEWESSMTIRVGKRARAIAMRIQLHRDRWRVIALEVG
- a CDS encoding LysM peptidoglycan-binding domain-containing protein — translated: MTGPQVTPIKSRISAEDLLLCVLSLATGPILWWLSRSWQSLSAATSGQTLEYWIALVCGFGGIALSVLWILFFLAGVGMIIGLRTRNAALAYWAEVFTPKFLRRLIISVVGLQVAVAPQAFALPNEHESTEAPHVEDHQPFMPEVYDPQVDPTESESPTDGLVPEASPTSSDTETPSPAVEPRQLSEATITPTPEASPSLAEDVDPMPRQTSTIELEFEPDSQTQTDPQLQQPGNRFTPQQPIPSPYIAAPQPTRNTEDPTVVIKTGDCLWDIAHNELGADATLFQIDQRWRHWWDHNRAVIGEDPHVLSPGTVLKAPPFTS
- a CDS encoding helix-turn-helix domain-containing protein gives rise to the protein MPRFMTLTDVAEELQISTAAVRTMVLKGELEAFQIGGRGQWRVDSQKFEAFIEQLHAEQRQRVETEQQQHTEQHQ
- a CDS encoding flagellar biosynthesis protein FlgA, which translates into the protein MNDKPAEARRIRPPGWRDPRLLIGLLLVALSVTGVVALVQSIDERQGYWAASTDIVPGAQVTAEDFHIVQASISESAEHYWEADTELPPEFLVSSTILQGELLTQRQVAQSDPDGRQQVGVRVSEDMPASVTIGSRVDVWVAAAREDGRGYEEPTKMISNAEVTGTDNNTSAFAAANTTTVYMMLAQDAVPPVLDAQANDAKIALVPATIGD